From one Spiroplasma endosymbiont of Panorpa germanica genomic stretch:
- a CDS encoding cation-translocating P-type ATPase, protein MKTSDYKISGMTCSNCVISITKAVEKLENVEVVDVNLALNLMTISFQTPVDNNLILQTVKKTGYKARLIHNNQFETKMDKNMVFSITKVVMALMLTLPMWLAMILSISKVHNDFALFLHNPIFQLILTSIIQFILGVRFYKEFYNGIKSRQANMAFLIVVGTLSAYGLSIYNATVNNWQATMEGEVLYFELSATIVAFVLLGKLLEEGAKTRTSSALNQLVNLLPQKALLLVGDEVVETNLDYIKINDQIVVKTGSSIPFDGKIISGQGSIDESMLTGESRPIFKKVDDLVNAGTINLNGYLVIKVEKLVNQSVLYQVVEMVKTAQTKKTQIQKVVDRISGYFVPIIFTIALITLIGWTIYFQGWNQLSLLRAITVLVIACPCALGLATPTAILVGTSKAAKLGIIFKSADSLEKLAKTDFIIFDKTGTLTQGAISILELKLVSQKYPQDQIEQLIYNLEKQSEHPIGYGISKSLTDKFLNQVSWEFQDYQTLTSLGLQARWNEKQLYLGNNSLMNQNKIDLKEFASEISKWQDLGNTIIYLAIDNELIAYLALGDKVKPNGVDMIEKLNNIKIPSAMLTGDGRQTAQAIGKILKIPEIISEVKIFEKSLEVEKKQSLYKNVAMVGDGINDAVALNQADIGITFANATDIAISSSDVLILQDDVMNVFRSIIIARKTYKKIKTNLFWAFLYNVLAIPLAAFGLIFPELGALVMVLSSISVIINSLFLKIK, encoded by the coding sequence TTGAAAACTAGCGACTACAAAATCTCAGGAATGACATGTAGTAATTGTGTTATCTCAATCACTAAAGCGGTTGAAAAATTAGAGAACGTTGAAGTTGTCGATGTTAACCTTGCTTTAAACCTCATGACTATTAGTTTTCAAACCCCAGTTGACAACAACTTGATTTTACAAACTGTCAAAAAAACTGGTTATAAAGCTAGGTTAATTCATAATAATCAATTTGAAACCAAAATGGATAAAAATATGGTATTTAGCATTACTAAAGTAGTTATGGCCTTAATGTTAACGCTGCCTATGTGATTGGCGATGATTTTATCAATCAGTAAGGTTCACAATGATTTTGCTTTATTTTTGCACAATCCCATCTTTCAATTAATTTTAACCTCAATTATACAATTTATTTTAGGAGTGCGATTTTATAAAGAATTTTATAACGGAATAAAATCACGTCAAGCCAATATGGCATTCTTAATTGTTGTGGGTACTCTATCAGCGTATGGTTTAAGTATTTATAATGCCACAGTTAATAATTGACAAGCCACCATGGAAGGTGAAGTTCTGTATTTCGAATTAAGTGCAACGATTGTAGCTTTTGTACTTTTAGGTAAATTACTAGAAGAGGGTGCTAAAACTAGAACAAGTAGTGCTTTAAATCAACTAGTTAATCTGTTACCTCAAAAAGCTTTGTTACTTGTGGGTGATGAAGTTGTGGAAACTAACCTAGATTATATTAAAATTAATGATCAAATCGTTGTGAAAACTGGATCTTCAATCCCTTTTGATGGCAAAATTATTTCTGGTCAAGGCAGCATCGATGAGAGCATGCTAACGGGTGAAAGTCGACCAATTTTTAAAAAAGTTGATGACTTGGTAAACGCAGGAACCATTAACCTTAATGGGTATTTGGTTATTAAGGTTGAAAAATTAGTTAATCAATCAGTGCTTTATCAAGTAGTTGAAATGGTGAAAACCGCTCAAACTAAAAAAACTCAAATTCAAAAAGTGGTTGATAGGATTTCGGGATACTTTGTTCCGATCATATTCACCATAGCTTTAATTACCTTAATTGGTTGAACTATTTATTTTCAAGGTTGAAACCAACTGAGTTTATTAAGAGCTATAACAGTTTTAGTGATTGCTTGTCCTTGTGCTTTGGGTCTAGCAACTCCGACTGCTATTTTAGTGGGAACTAGTAAGGCTGCTAAATTAGGGATTATTTTCAAATCAGCAGATAGCTTAGAAAAACTTGCCAAAACCGATTTTATTATTTTTGATAAAACCGGAACTCTAACCCAGGGAGCTATTAGTATCTTGGAATTAAAATTAGTTTCACAAAAGTACCCTCAAGATCAAATTGAGCAATTGATTTATAATTTAGAAAAACAATCAGAGCATCCGATTGGATATGGAATTAGCAAGAGTTTGACAGACAAGTTTTTAAATCAAGTGTCATGAGAATTTCAAGATTATCAAACTTTGACTAGTCTTGGTTTACAAGCTAGATGAAATGAAAAACAATTATATTTAGGTAACAACAGTCTTATGAATCAAAATAAAATTGATTTGAAAGAATTTGCTAGTGAAATTTCAAAATGACAGGATTTGGGAAATACCATTATTTACTTGGCCATTGATAATGAATTAATTGCTTACTTAGCTCTTGGTGATAAAGTTAAACCTAATGGAGTTGATATGATTGAAAAACTCAACAACATTAAGATACCCTCAGCGATGTTAACAGGGGATGGTCGCCAAACTGCACAAGCAATTGGAAAAATCTTAAAAATTCCAGAAATCATCAGCGAGGTCAAGATATTTGAAAAATCATTGGAAGTTGAAAAAAAACAAAGTTTGTATAAAAATGTGGCTATGGTTGGTGATGGGATTAATGATGCGGTTGCTTTAAATCAAGCTGATATTGGAATTACTTTTGCCAATGCCACAGATATAGCTATTAGTTCTAGTGATGTTTTAATACTTCAAGATGATGTTATGAATGTTTTTAGATCCATTATAATTGCTAGGAAAACTTATAAAAAGATTAAGACTAATTTATTTTGAGCTTTTTTATATAATGTTTTAGCAATCCCTTTAGCTGCCTTTGGTCTGATTTTTCCAGAACTAGGAGCTTTGGTGATGGTGCTATCTTCAATTTCAGTTATTATTAATTCACTATTCTTAAAAATTAAATAA
- a CDS encoding cation transporter, whose translation MNITAKIKNMNCQHCVDKITKSLKKTLKIKKIALDLETEALNCVVKDQMQLEELKILIEELGYQIQEIKIEN comes from the coding sequence ATGAATATTACAGCTAAAATTAAAAATATGAATTGTCAACATTGTGTTGATAAAATTACTAAATCTTTGAAAAAGACCTTGAAAATTAAAAAAATTGCTTTAGACTTAGAAACCGAGGCTTTAAATTGTGTGGTCAAAGATCAAATGCAATTAGAAGAACTTAAAATCTTAATTGAAGAATTAGGGTATCAAATTCAGGAGATTAAGATTGAAAACTAG
- a CDS encoding metal-sensing transcriptional repressor: MKTTIRDEALQKSYHQHLNRIKGQIEGIGNQITNNEYCVDIINQISAIRGSLLSISKKLVNEHIQGCIVGDNQNHETAFKEINNLIDRIAK, translated from the coding sequence ATGAAGACAACAATTCGCGATGAAGCTTTACAAAAATCATATCACCAGCATTTGAATCGAATTAAGGGACAAATCGAAGGAATTGGTAATCAAATTACCAATAATGAATATTGTGTTGATATTATTAACCAAATTAGCGCCATTAGAGGTTCCTTACTTTCGATTAGCAAGAAGCTGGTTAACGAACATATTCAAGGGTGTATTGTTGGTGACAATCAAAATCATGAAACAGCATTTAAAGAGATTAATAATTTAATTGATCGTATCGCTAAATAA
- a CDS encoding deoxynucleoside kinase, with protein sequence MRLVIFGTVGAGKTSFIKALNEKMGYKVYAEPLNKNPYFDQLYEQFQDKNSNTYKMELFMLSERMKQFLDSQNLKDVVFDRGVMDTLIFANANYEEGNLDKRDWDTYRTFFETNIIPAIFNNENIKSYELVVYLRVSNETSINRINERAIPNELKVKRHFWELLNSLYEQWYLEWIDKIPFIVIDGNIDSIDEKVDMFFSKINNLK encoded by the coding sequence ATGAGGTTAGTAATTTTTGGAACAGTAGGAGCAGGGAAGACTTCTTTCATTAAAGCTTTAAATGAAAAAATGGGTTACAAGGTTTATGCAGAACCTTTAAATAAAAATCCTTATTTTGACCAACTTTATGAACAATTCCAAGATAAGAATTCCAATACATATAAAATGGAATTATTTATGCTATCAGAAAGAATGAAACAATTTTTAGATTCTCAAAATCTAAAAGATGTTGTTTTTGACCGCGGAGTTATGGATACTTTGATTTTTGCCAACGCAAATTATGAGGAGGGTAATCTTGATAAAAGGGATTGAGATACATATCGGACTTTTTTTGAGACTAACATAATTCCTGCAATATTTAATAATGAAAATATTAAATCATATGAACTTGTTGTATATCTAAGAGTTAGTAATGAAACCTCAATTAACAGAATTAATGAAAGAGCAATTCCAAATGAATTAAAAGTTAAGAGGCACTTTTGGGAGTTGCTAAATAGTTTATATGAACAATGATATCTAGAATGAATTGATAAAATACCATTCATAGTTATTGATGGAAATATTGATAGCATCGATGAAAAAGTAGACATGTTTTTTAGCAAAATTAATAACCTAAAATAA
- the mtnN gene encoding 5'-methylthioadenosine/S-adenosylhomocysteine nucleosidase yields the protein MKLIVFAMIEEAQESISNLNYSKVEHKFLHYYKNENSYLLITGIGLVNASFNLTAFLMNHEINEIINIGTAGSCSKILDVKDLVLIQKTYYSAADLTGFNYKYGQIPKELEYYQDSGMIEKYQKILKDFEPKFSSLGSSDIFINDQSKFDNFVKKTDSSVEVFDMEGAALFHVVKRFNKPMIIIKFISDNLLKENSEFQFDKFLQEISTKISKILKPVLK from the coding sequence ATGAAATTAATAGTATTTGCAATGATAGAAGAAGCTCAAGAAAGTATATCAAATTTAAATTATTCAAAGGTTGAACATAAATTCTTACATTACTATAAAAATGAAAATAGTTATTTATTAATTACAGGAATTGGTTTGGTCAATGCAAGTTTCAACTTAACAGCTTTTTTAATGAATCATGAAATAAATGAAATCATTAACATCGGAACAGCTGGGAGTTGTTCTAAAATTTTGGATGTCAAGGATTTAGTTTTAATTCAAAAGACATATTATTCAGCAGCTGATTTGACAGGATTTAACTATAAATATGGTCAAATTCCTAAAGAACTTGAATATTATCAAGACTCAGGTATGATTGAAAAATATCAAAAAATATTAAAAGATTTTGAACCAAAATTTAGTTCTTTAGGTTCAAGTGATATTTTTATCAACGATCAAAGTAAATTTGATAATTTTGTTAAGAAAACCGATTCAAGTGTTGAGGTTTTTGATATGGAAGGTGCAGCACTATTTCATGTAGTCAAAAGATTTAACAAACCCATGATAATCATAAAGTTCATTTCAGATAATCTTTTAAAGGAAAATAGTGAATTTCAGTTTGACAAATTTCTGCAAGAAATTTCAACAAAAATAAGCAAAATCCTAAAACCTGTATTAAAATAG
- a CDS encoding nicotinate-nucleotide adenylyltransferase gives MRKIALFGGTFDPVHSDHINIAKACIEALGFEEVWLIPNYLNPFKKHINSSIKDRLEMLEIVRKKYSFIRINEYEIRKQSRSFTYETINYLKSQPEYQGFQFSFVMGSDQLDDFEKWDHFEELIKIIDFKVFLRSPEYNKEIVDKYNLQIFEFDNNHLSSTKIRNLVDVHLQDEDVNEYINNNLLYLNDRLACKMDEKRFQHCLNVGMMAKRLAKIHNLDQQKALISGTLHDVTKRWTNEQHLTYLKKWLPPLLKEPKPVWHSFTGYLHLQKDWQIKDVEILQAVFNHTVGSLEMSPLDMVVFCADKISEERNYPGVEEIRAIVENDLVVGFKTLLKQQYEFALAKNGVENIGTMLKASYDHWVQKE, from the coding sequence ATGCGTAAAATAGCTTTGTTTGGAGGAACATTTGATCCAGTTCACAGTGACCATATCAATATTGCTAAAGCATGTATTGAAGCTCTAGGTTTTGAAGAAGTTTGATTGATTCCAAATTATCTAAATCCTTTCAAAAAGCATATAAATAGTTCAATAAAAGATCGATTAGAAATGCTCGAGATTGTTCGAAAAAAATATAGTTTTATAAGAATTAATGAGTATGAAATTCGCAAGCAATCGCGAAGTTTTACGTATGAAACAATCAACTACTTAAAATCCCAACCTGAATATCAAGGTTTTCAATTTTCGTTTGTAATGGGCAGCGACCAATTAGATGATTTTGAAAAATGAGATCATTTTGAAGAATTGATAAAAATAATTGATTTTAAGGTTTTTTTAAGAAGTCCTGAGTATAATAAAGAAATTGTGGATAAATATAATTTACAGATTTTTGAATTTGATAATAATCATTTATCTTCAACTAAAATTAGGAATTTAGTTGATGTTCATCTCCAAGATGAAGATGTCAACGAATATATCAATAATAATCTTTTATATTTAAATGATCGTCTGGCTTGTAAAATGGATGAAAAAAGATTTCAACACTGTTTAAATGTTGGAATGATGGCAAAACGATTGGCCAAAATTCATAATTTAGATCAACAAAAAGCCTTAATTTCTGGAACTCTTCATGATGTGACTAAAAGGTGAACCAATGAGCAACATTTAACATATTTAAAAAAATGATTGCCTCCGCTTTTAAAAGAACCAAAGCCAGTTTGACACAGCTTTACAGGATATTTACATTTACAAAAAGATTGACAAATTAAAGATGTTGAAATTTTGCAAGCTGTATTTAATCATACTGTAGGTAGCTTAGAAATGAGCCCATTGGATATGGTGGTTTTTTGTGCTGATAAAATTAGTGAAGAGAGAAATTATCCTGGAGTCGAGGAAATTAGAGCGATAGTTGAAAATGATTTAGTTGTTGGTTTTAAAACACTTTTAAAGCAACAATATGAATTTGCATTGGCCAAAAATGGTGTTGAAAATATTGGTACTATGCTAAAAGCTAGTTATGATCATTGAGTTCAAAAGGAGTAA
- a CDS encoding tRNA (cytidine(34)-2'-O)-methyltransferase: MSRKINIVLFEPEIADNVGAIFRTASLTNSVLHLIEPFGFIFDRRNFARSSANTFDGVPYFKYDNWDDFCEKNPKAVLYCLSRYGSKPISDFDFTKINSEVFLLFGKESTGIPKSILQKNIQTVFRIPMVATGRSLNIANTVGISTYEVLRQWDYLDLSKVEVEKGADYLTKE; this comes from the coding sequence ATGAGCAGAAAAATTAATATTGTTTTGTTTGAACCAGAAATTGCCGATAATGTTGGAGCTATTTTTCGTACTGCTAGTTTAACAAATTCAGTTTTGCACTTAATCGAGCCATTTGGTTTTATTTTTGACCGCCGCAATTTTGCTAGAAGTAGCGCAAATACTTTTGATGGGGTTCCTTATTTTAAATACGATAACTGAGATGATTTTTGTGAAAAAAACCCTAAAGCTGTTCTTTATTGTTTAAGCCGATATGGTTCAAAACCAATTAGTGATTTTGATTTTACAAAAATTAACTCAGAAGTATTTTTGTTATTTGGTAAAGAATCAACAGGAATCCCAAAATCAATTTTACAAAAAAATATTCAAACAGTTTTTAGAATCCCGATGGTTGCAACTGGTAGAAGTTTAAATATAGCAAACACAGTTGGAATATCAACTTATGAAGTTTTGCGTCAATGAGACTATTTAGATTTAAGCAAGGTAGAAGTTGAAAAAGGTGCTGATTATTTAACAAAAGAATAG
- the rdgB gene encoding RdgB/HAM1 family non-canonical purine NTP pyrophosphatase, with product MKKNIWLATANINKVEEFKVLLPNYEVKSLLDFDEVLDIPEDFNTFEENSLFKAQTLNALINQTVIADDSGLCIKGLNDFPGVKSARWAEPEKDWNKINQLLLEKMKTKNLTTRSQRQASFVTAIAIYNKQENICEVFRGEISGLILDQLTGDQGFGYDPIFAPGEKGISFAQMNTEEKNQYSHRAIACQKLKEFLEKN from the coding sequence ATGAAAAAAAATATCTGATTGGCAACTGCAAACATTAATAAAGTAGAAGAGTTTAAAGTCTTATTACCAAATTATGAAGTGAAATCGCTATTAGATTTTGATGAAGTTTTAGATATACCCGAAGATTTCAATACGTTTGAAGAAAATTCACTTTTTAAAGCTCAAACCCTTAATGCCTTAATTAATCAAACAGTGATTGCTGATGATTCGGGTTTGTGTATTAAGGGTTTAAATGATTTTCCTGGAGTCAAATCAGCGCGCTGAGCTGAACCAGAAAAAGATTGAAACAAGATTAATCAATTGTTGCTTGAGAAAATGAAAACTAAAAACTTAACAACCAGATCTCAACGACAAGCCAGTTTTGTTACAGCTATAGCTATTTATAACAAACAAGAAAATATTTGCGAAGTTTTTCGCGGTGAAATCAGCGGTTTGATATTAGATCAACTAACAGGTGATCAAGGATTTGGATATGACCCAATTTTTGCACCAGGTGAAAAGGGCATTAGCTTCGCTCAAATGAATACAGAAGAAAAAAATCAATATTCACATCGAGCAATTGCTTGTCAAAAATTAAAAGAATTTTTAGAAAAAAATTAA
- a CDS encoding phosphotransferase: MKNVTFLELGLSNTTYLENGLFCKKSNFIVDDFLIRKNEAQVLKEISQISNDFLIKPVKFGFKNGLFISSYEYFPESPTLENLIINNEIISQIAMAIKSIHSINIENSKIKKFNFKKILDFFETQTQEIIFDLSEFRDRIITFLQNNKIQNYSLCHNDLVPGNFLFTTLGLKIIDYDFMHLNDPLFDLASFVSETLKEEPTNTRFFLKQFDLRIEEFKKITNYIFYQNYLWCYWGMYMFQRTKLQIYKNIAEEKFQQLKNTKFF, translated from the coding sequence ATGAAAAATGTAACCTTTTTGGAATTAGGATTAAGTAATACAACTTATTTGGAAAATGGATTATTTTGTAAGAAAAGCAATTTTATAGTAGATGATTTTTTAATCCGTAAAAATGAGGCTCAGGTTTTAAAAGAGATTTCCCAAATCAGTAATGATTTTTTAATTAAACCTGTAAAATTTGGATTTAAAAATGGTTTGTTTATTAGTAGTTATGAGTACTTTCCTGAAAGTCCAACACTAGAAAACTTAATAATCAATAACGAAATAATTTCTCAAATTGCTATGGCCATTAAAAGCATTCATAGTATTAATATTGAAAATAGCAAGATTAAGAAATTTAATTTCAAAAAGATTTTAGATTTTTTTGAGACCCAAACCCAAGAAATTATTTTTGATTTGTCAGAATTTAGAGATAGAATTATCACTTTTTTACAAAACAACAAAATTCAAAACTATAGTTTATGTCACAATGATTTAGTACCAGGTAATTTCTTGTTCACTACCCTCGGGTTGAAAATCATTGATTATGACTTTATGCATTTAAATGATCCTTTGTTTGATTTGGCAAGTTTTGTTAGTGAAACTCTCAAAGAGGAACCGACTAATACACGTTTTTTTCTAAAGCAGTTTGATCTTAGAATTGAAGAATTTAAGAAAATAACTAACTATATTTTTTATCAAAATTACTTATGATGCTATTGGGGAATGTATATGTTTCAAAGAACTAAGTTGCAAATATACAAAAATATAGCTGAGGAAAAATTTCAGCAACTAAAAAACACCAAGTTTTTTTAA
- a CDS encoding DxFTY motif-containing membrane protein: MMTEKEEKLKPAKLLNEFNSQRTPFWISFGWLWIEAIIPALLVWLLMGKDFSFSFFNDLKQPKELWVVLACLLVVAWSIFSTMLIFRFKWHESDNFTFAFITSMVLTSFIYNGLWMGNTPSGVVLKAFMGVLILIASGILGALITALMRNYDNKRQENLAVMYEAYKNNEQIPENKILKLRRYEEKQKQKQQTKEELEAFKKELQAKISQELLEKEAKKRKIAELNKSTTKNENSKSKK; encoded by the coding sequence ATGATGACTGAAAAAGAAGAAAAATTAAAGCCAGCTAAATTATTAAATGAATTTAACTCTCAAAGAACACCATTTTGAATTAGTTTTGGGTGATTGTGAATCGAGGCAATTATTCCTGCTTTATTAGTTTGGTTATTGATGGGTAAAGATTTCAGTTTTAGTTTCTTCAACGATTTAAAACAACCAAAAGAATTATGAGTTGTGTTAGCTTGTTTATTAGTAGTGGCTTGAAGTATTTTTAGCACGATGCTAATATTTCGTTTTAAATGACATGAAAGTGATAATTTTACTTTTGCTTTTATTACCTCAATGGTTTTAACATCGTTTATTTACAATGGTTTATGAATGGGAAACACCCCATCAGGAGTAGTTTTAAAAGCCTTTATGGGGGTTTTAATCTTAATTGCTTCAGGAATCTTAGGAGCTTTAATTACAGCTTTAATGCGCAATTATGACAATAAGCGTCAAGAGAATTTAGCGGTTATGTATGAAGCGTATAAAAATAATGAACAAATCCCTGAAAATAAAATTTTAAAACTGCGTCGTTATGAAGAAAAACAAAAACAAAAACAACAAACTAAAGAAGAGTTAGAGGCTTTCAAAAAAGAATTGCAAGCTAAAATTAGTCAAGAACTTTTAGAAAAAGAAGCTAAAAAACGCAAGATAGCAGAATTGAATAAATCAACCACTAAGAATGAAAATTCTAAGTCAAAAAAATAG
- the miaA gene encoding tRNA (adenosine(37)-N6)-dimethylallyltransferase MiaA, which produces MKGNIMNELPIILIVGPTGSGKTDLSIKVAKTFNGECINADSTQIFSGTDIATNKITEKEMQGVKHHLLSAIPVTGTYSVADFQKQGRDIISKLLSNNLVPVIVGGTGLYINGLIKKYNFPEEQKSELYNPELDKYNNQQLWNMINEFDPIEAKKIHVNNRQRLLRANSLIFNKEFLKSEIIQNGHEPFFPNKLIIIGLNPNRANLHEALNNRVNRLISKGLFEEIQKAYEDNNYNDAAQALKCIGGKEIVKYLKGEISYEQAILDMQTANRRYARKQITWFKHQLENVQWFEYDLIDFDKTCQAIIKYIHNTF; this is translated from the coding sequence ATGAAAGGTAATATTATGAACGAACTGCCAATTATTTTAATAGTCGGACCAACAGGTTCGGGGAAAACGGATTTATCAATTAAGGTTGCAAAAACTTTTAACGGTGAATGTATTAATGCAGATTCGACTCAGATTTTTTCAGGTACAGATATTGCCACAAACAAAATAACAGAAAAGGAAATGCAAGGAGTAAAGCATCACTTGTTATCAGCAATACCTGTGACAGGAACTTATTCTGTAGCTGACTTTCAAAAACAAGGAAGAGATATTATTTCAAAATTACTGAGCAACAATTTAGTCCCTGTGATTGTTGGTGGTACTGGATTATACATTAATGGTCTAATCAAAAAATACAATTTTCCAGAAGAGCAGAAGAGTGAACTTTACAACCCTGAATTGGATAAATACAATAATCAACAGCTTTGAAATATGATTAATGAATTTGATCCCATAGAGGCTAAAAAAATTCATGTTAATAATCGCCAAAGATTGCTAAGAGCAAATTCGCTAATATTTAATAAGGAATTTCTTAAAAGTGAGATAATCCAAAATGGTCATGAGCCTTTCTTTCCGAACAAGTTGATTATTATTGGTTTAAACCCAAATCGAGCCAACCTCCATGAAGCATTAAATAACCGAGTTAATCGTTTAATTTCCAAAGGATTGTTTGAAGAAATTCAAAAAGCTTATGAAGACAATAATTATAATGACGCAGCACAAGCGTTAAAATGTATTGGTGGTAAAGAAATCGTTAAATATTTAAAAGGGGAGATTAGTTATGAACAAGCAATTTTGGACATGCAAACAGCCAACAGACGATATGCTAGAAAACAGATTACTTGATTCAAACATCAATTAGAAAACGTTCAATGATTTGAATATGACTTAATTGATTTTGATAAAACCTGTCAAGCCATTATCAAATACATTCACAATACCTTTTAA